In the Armatimonadota bacterium genome, one interval contains:
- a CDS encoding heparinase II/III family protein — protein sequence MRLFIFLIFILLFLLDKSNMLAKPVGLCNLADLSSWQGLIEDPALSYNGSPSPKWEQSKSAVVKTEDIPHDWSNFSCLEFALHSQKATGSTFMVVLGSENSESEGSDYFNIPIKVDWEGWKHFIIHFNELSRSRLPVGFHKIDYLMFTAEGWNMQPHPEAVLNIADLRLTDRNGPWTTDAELFESIDLERTGLERVKEAINLGNLELAKHELAEYMRNRKKPVWKIDPHSRPIHKSKPKNVNTTEADLNLQHNVISVGVRHRFNGDINWNLNPIDYREWPWQLNRHHGWVELSRAYWDTGEEKYAEEFVRQLLHWARSCPSPKYTSGNQTYTWRTIESGIRAGQTWMEIYHRFLTSPSFSDEALITMLKLFKEHAQQLMKYPTGGNWLTMEANGLMHIGVIFPEFKDSAEWRKTAIERLYRELDRQVYPDGAQIELSSGYHQVSLINFRMAWEVAKMNDIAMPSDYIKKLQKMYDYNLLASMPDGCLPGLNDGNRTNIRGYLKEALQYFPERKDYEWVATEGKQGTKPSVGSIALPFSGQLIMRSGWEKEDMYLMMDAGPFGYGHQHEDKLSIVIYAHGKYHLVDPGNYPYDSSKWRRYIIATPSHNTVMVDGEGQHRAGRPREQYVVSKPLPNKWISSDGFDYASGTYDEGYGQNNKIKVVHTRNIFFVKPEYWIITDFLNPDDKEPHRYESIFHLDAERASLDEFTKMVITENRESANLAIIPLFDDKLRVKIVSGQEDPVQGWVPAGGYKVRPVPTPIFSVEKEGKVRFLYIFFPVKAGEKCPINSIKPLDIYIGQENTTVGVEIRFANGRIDYFIQTDRAGKKIKFLDFETDAEAALVSLKDGLVIKAYLAGGTRLLRAGKPVDAEVKAIKDLSETDVRHVF from the coding sequence ATGAGGCTCTTTATTTTTCTTATTTTTATTTTGCTTTTCTTATTGGATAAATCCAACATGCTAGCAAAACCTGTCGGACTATGTAATCTAGCGGACCTTTCATCCTGGCAAGGTCTGATTGAAGACCCTGCTTTATCTTATAATGGTTCACCTTCACCGAAGTGGGAGCAGTCGAAGTCGGCGGTTGTTAAAACTGAAGATATACCGCATGATTGGAGCAATTTCAGTTGCTTAGAGTTTGCTTTACATTCCCAAAAAGCAACCGGTTCTACCTTTATGGTTGTTTTGGGTTCGGAAAACTCAGAAAGTGAAGGTAGCGATTACTTTAATATACCTATTAAGGTTGATTGGGAGGGATGGAAGCATTTCATTATACATTTTAATGAGCTGAGTCGTTCTCGTCTCCCTGTGGGTTTCCATAAGATAGACTATCTAATGTTCACAGCAGAAGGATGGAATATGCAGCCGCATCCAGAGGCAGTACTCAACATTGCAGATTTGCGGCTAACTGACCGCAATGGCCCATGGACAACGGATGCTGAGCTATTCGAAAGCATTGACTTAGAACGAACAGGGCTTGAAAGGGTAAAAGAAGCTATTAATCTCGGCAACTTAGAATTGGCAAAACACGAGCTGGCTGAGTATATGCGCAACCGCAAGAAACCTGTTTGGAAAATAGACCCGCATTCTCGCCCGATTCATAAATCAAAACCTAAGAACGTTAATACAACTGAGGCTGATTTAAATCTTCAGCATAATGTGATAAGCGTTGGCGTCCGACATCGGTTTAATGGCGATATAAATTGGAACCTAAACCCAATTGACTATCGCGAATGGCCGTGGCAGCTAAATCGTCACCATGGATGGGTGGAGCTCAGTCGTGCTTATTGGGATACCGGCGAAGAGAAATATGCTGAAGAGTTCGTTCGCCAATTACTTCACTGGGCGCGGAGTTGTCCATCGCCAAAATACACTTCTGGAAACCAGACATACACTTGGCGCACTATCGAAAGCGGCATTCGCGCAGGGCAAACATGGATGGAGATATACCATAGATTCTTAACGTCTCCTTCATTTTCTGATGAAGCTCTAATTACTATGCTTAAGTTGTTCAAAGAACATGCTCAACAGCTTATGAAATATCCAACCGGCGGGAATTGGCTTACAATGGAAGCTAATGGTCTAATGCATATTGGCGTTATCTTCCCTGAATTTAAGGATTCAGCTGAATGGCGAAAGACTGCTATCGAAAGACTTTACCGCGAACTTGATAGGCAAGTTTATCCGGATGGCGCACAAATTGAGCTCTCTAGCGGATATCACCAAGTGAGTTTAATCAACTTCCGGATGGCATGGGAAGTTGCAAAAATGAATGACATTGCAATGCCGAGTGACTATATAAAGAAGTTGCAAAAAATGTACGATTACAATCTGTTAGCTTCAATGCCAGACGGTTGCCTGCCAGGATTAAATGACGGAAATCGGACAAATATAAGGGGATATCTCAAAGAAGCATTGCAGTATTTCCCAGAGCGCAAGGATTACGAATGGGTAGCGACTGAGGGCAAGCAAGGAACAAAGCCTTCTGTTGGGTCAATAGCGCTTCCTTTTTCTGGGCAGCTAATCATGCGCTCAGGTTGGGAAAAGGAAGACATGTACTTAATGATGGATGCTGGACCATTTGGCTATGGACACCAACATGAAGATAAGTTGAGCATAGTTATCTACGCTCATGGAAAGTATCATCTAGTTGACCCTGGCAACTATCCTTATGATAGCTCAAAGTGGCGCAGGTATATTATTGCAACTCCGTCGCATAACACGGTCATGGTAGACGGAGAAGGGCAACATCGAGCTGGGCGGCCAAGAGAACAGTATGTAGTTTCCAAGCCTCTCCCGAACAAATGGATATCAAGTGACGGTTTCGATTATGCTTCGGGTACCTATGATGAGGGCTATGGACAAAACAATAAGATCAAGGTTGTTCACACTCGCAACATATTTTTTGTTAAGCCCGAGTATTGGATAATAACTGATTTTCTAAATCCAGACGATAAGGAACCACATCGTTATGAGAGCATTTTTCACCTAGACGCGGAAAGAGCTAGCCTAGATGAATTTACAAAGATGGTAATCACAGAAAATAGAGAAAGCGCAAATCTTGCAATAATTCCTCTTTTTGATGATAAACTTCGTGTCAAAATCGTCTCCGGACAAGAAGATCCAGTCCAAGGTTGGGTTCCTGCAGGAGGTTACAAGGTTCGGCCAGTGCCAACCCCAATTTTTTCTGTAGAAAAGGAAGGCAAGGTCAGATTTCTATATATATTCTTTCCTGTAAAAGCTGGAGAAAAATGCCCAATAAACAGTATAAAGCCCCTCGATATTTATATTGGGCAAGAAAACACAACAGTTGGCGTTGAAATACGATTCGCAAATGGTAGAATAGACTATTTCATTCAAACAGACAGGGCGGGGAAAAAGATAAAATTTCTCGATTTCGAAACAGATGCCGAGGCGGCTTTAGTAAGCTTAAAGGATGGCTTGGTGATTAAAGCTTATTTGGCTGGAGGAACAAGACTCTTGCGGGCGGGCAAGCCTGTTGATGCTGAGGTAAAAGCAATCAAAGATCTCTCGGAAACAGATGTACGCCATGTTTTCTGA
- a CDS encoding DUF378 domain-containing protein, whose product MATIAIIALILVIIGALNWLLVALFNFNLVSAIFGERSAAAKAIYVLVGIAGLYTIYLLTLIPSAMAQSRPGY is encoded by the coding sequence ATGGCTACCATTGCAATAATCGCGTTGATTTTAGTGATAATTGGCGCTCTGAACTGGCTGCTTGTAGCGCTCTTCAATTTCAATTTAGTATCTGCAATTTTTGGAGAACGTAGTGCGGCGGCGAAGGCGATTTATGTTCTCGTGGGAATCGCAGGGCTTTATACAATCTATCTGTTGACCTTAATTCCAAGCGCTATGGCCCAGTCTAGGCCGGGTTATTGA
- a CDS encoding DUF1080 domain-containing protein, with the protein MFTVFLFLVGVPFASTEPLFTGGETRPADAIVLFDGSSLSEWVSASSDGPAKWKVENGYMEVVPGTGNICTKREFGDCQLHIEFWLPLMADAKGQARANSGVYLQGKFEIQVLDSYGLKSQNNDCGAIYGVAAPLVNACRPPKQWQTFDIVFHAPKFDAEGKQTSKARLTVFQNGVLIHDNVEVPGATAAALGSENAAIGPIMLQDHGNRIRYRNIWIRQLSP; encoded by the coding sequence TTGTTTACTGTTTTTCTATTTTTAGTTGGTGTTCCTTTTGCTTCTACTGAGCCTTTATTTACCGGGGGCGAAACTCGCCCAGCAGATGCTATTGTGCTATTTGACGGTTCCAGCCTTTCCGAATGGGTTAGCGCAAGCTCGGACGGCCCAGCAAAATGGAAAGTGGAGAACGGGTATATGGAAGTTGTTCCAGGCACAGGCAACATCTGCACTAAGCGAGAATTCGGTGACTGCCAACTCCATATCGAGTTTTGGCTGCCTCTAATGGCGGATGCAAAGGGCCAAGCGCGTGCAAATAGCGGAGTTTACCTCCAAGGCAAGTTTGAGATACAAGTATTAGATTCGTATGGTCTTAAGAGTCAGAATAACGACTGTGGAGCCATTTATGGTGTTGCAGCTCCATTGGTGAATGCGTGCAGGCCTCCTAAGCAGTGGCAGACTTTTGATATAGTTTTCCATGCGCCGAAATTTGATGCCGAAGGAAAGCAAACTAGCAAAGCGCGATTGACTGTTTTCCAAAATGGTGTGCTAATTCACGATAATGTAGAAGTTCCAGGAGCAACTGCTGCCGCACTGGGAAGCGAGAACGCCGCTATTGGCCCAATAATGTTGCAAGACCACGGGAATCGCATTCGTTATCGAAATATTTGGATTAGACAACTTTCGCCGTAA
- a CDS encoding TldD/PmbA family protein — MLGKEKVLEILNKVIEYSNADMTEASITIGESSLTRFANSFIHQNVFERNACLAVRAIIGKRIGYATTNKLDDEAICSVVKKAVAFAQHSAENPDFVSLPHPKPIAPIDTFDQPTALFGPEDRASVVAQLISEARKQGASAAGLLSNGYQEFAVVNTLGVNAYNAMTRARLSTVMTSDSGHGFAEQVSQRIGNLNPISAAVEAATRAVQGQNPVKIEPGEYDVVLLPYAVEEMVVLLADLGFSALAVQEGRSFMCGKFGQQITGKNITIWDDGLDTRGLPRPFDAEGVPKQRVDLIVKGIANAVVYDSYTAYKEGKESTGHSIGGPGTYGPFPTNLFLEPGDASIDEMIASTKKGIFVTRFHYTNTIHPILTLFTGMTRDGTFLIEDGKITKPVKNLRFTDSILERFSNVEMISKDTMRGEWAVVPAIKARGFRFTGVTEF, encoded by the coding sequence ATGCTGGGTAAGGAGAAGGTATTAGAGATACTTAATAAGGTCATTGAATATTCGAATGCCGATATGACCGAAGCTTCTATCACCATCGGAGAATCGTCGCTAACCCGATTTGCAAACTCCTTTATTCATCAAAATGTATTTGAGAGAAATGCTTGTTTGGCGGTCAGGGCTATAATTGGCAAGCGAATTGGTTATGCAACAACAAACAAACTTGACGATGAAGCGATATGTTCTGTAGTTAAAAAGGCTGTTGCTTTTGCTCAGCATTCTGCAGAAAATCCAGATTTTGTTTCTCTGCCACATCCGAAACCAATTGCCCCAATAGATACCTTTGATCAACCAACCGCTTTATTTGGTCCTGAAGACAGAGCATCTGTGGTCGCGCAACTAATATCGGAGGCAAGAAAACAGGGCGCATCGGCTGCTGGCTTGCTTTCCAATGGTTACCAAGAGTTTGCGGTTGTTAATACTCTGGGCGTTAATGCTTACAATGCAATGACAAGAGCACGCTTGAGCACCGTAATGACTTCAGACAGTGGCCATGGGTTTGCTGAGCAGGTTTCCCAACGAATCGGCAATCTAAATCCAATTAGCGCAGCAGTTGAGGCGGCTACTCGAGCTGTGCAAGGGCAGAACCCTGTAAAAATAGAGCCTGGCGAATATGACGTCGTTTTGCTTCCTTATGCAGTTGAAGAAATGGTTGTCCTTCTTGCTGATTTGGGGTTTAGTGCTCTTGCTGTCCAAGAGGGTCGGAGCTTTATGTGCGGGAAATTTGGTCAGCAGATAACCGGGAAGAACATTACCATTTGGGATGATGGGTTGGATACACGCGGGCTCCCACGGCCCTTTGATGCAGAAGGTGTGCCGAAACAGCGAGTAGACCTAATTGTTAAAGGTATTGCCAATGCGGTTGTGTACGATTCCTATACCGCATATAAAGAGGGCAAGGAATCTACAGGGCACAGCATTGGTGGGCCTGGTACCTATGGCCCATTTCCTACGAACTTGTTTTTGGAGCCAGGAGATGCCTCAATTGATGAGATGATAGCTAGCACAAAAAAGGGGATTTTCGTTACCAGATTCCATTACACAAACACAATTCACCCTATACTCACGTTGTTTACTGGCATGACACGCGATGGAACTTTCTTAATTGAGGATGGAAAAATCACAAAGCCAGTAAAGAACCTTCGATTCACCGACAGCATACTCGAGCGTTTCTCGAATGTGGAGATGATTTCAAAGGATACTATGCGCGGTGAGTGGGCAGTGGTTCCTGCAATCAAAGCGCGGGGCTTTCGCTTCACAGGCGTGACGGAATTTTGA
- a CDS encoding TldD/PmbA family protein, protein MKELTDRALDKVRRLGASYGDIRIVRRTNESLSTKNGKVEALESSTDEGFGIRVVADGAWGFASSLEITPEEIDRAAELAVRIAKASASIEHEPVKLAPAEPADGRFEWEIKKDPFEIPIEEKISLLLDADNIIRQTPEIKVSEASMQFWRTEQIFASTEGSYIEQVKTESGAGIEATAVSEGEVQKRSYPASFGGDFATAGYEFVEAWDLVGNAERVAKEAAQLLTAPQCPSDTRALILEGSMLALQVHESCGHPIELDRVFGTEASYAGTSFLTPEKLGNFKYGSDIVNIVADATIPGGLGSFFYDDEGVPAQCVDIIDEGVFVGYLTSRETAEKLGQRSSGAMRADGWNRIPLIRMTNINLMPGDWTLGEMIEDTKRGLYAGTVVSWSIDDMRLNFQFATEFAYDIEDGSLGKLFKNATYTGITYEFWGNCDAIAGEDEWHLWGIPNCGKGQPGQAAHVGHGVAPARFQNVRIGVVESQEESEE, encoded by the coding sequence GTGAAGGAATTAACCGACAGAGCATTGGACAAGGTTCGGCGGCTGGGTGCAAGCTATGGCGACATTCGCATAGTTCGACGCACTAATGAGTCACTTAGCACAAAGAACGGCAAAGTAGAAGCTCTGGAATCTTCGACTGATGAGGGATTTGGTATACGAGTGGTTGCTGATGGAGCATGGGGATTTGCGAGCAGCTTGGAAATTACGCCGGAGGAGATAGATAGGGCTGCCGAGCTAGCTGTCCGCATAGCGAAAGCATCGGCTAGCATCGAGCATGAGCCTGTCAAACTCGCGCCAGCAGAGCCGGCAGATGGCAGGTTTGAGTGGGAAATTAAGAAAGACCCATTTGAGATTCCAATTGAGGAAAAGATTAGCCTCTTATTAGATGCTGACAACATTATTCGGCAAACACCTGAGATAAAAGTTTCTGAGGCCTCTATGCAATTTTGGCGGACAGAACAAATTTTTGCGAGCACAGAAGGTTCGTACATTGAGCAAGTAAAAACAGAAAGCGGAGCAGGAATAGAGGCAACAGCTGTAAGCGAAGGCGAAGTTCAAAAGCGTTCTTACCCTGCATCATTCGGCGGCGATTTTGCAACGGCAGGTTACGAATTCGTCGAGGCATGGGATCTTGTTGGAAATGCCGAACGGGTGGCAAAGGAAGCAGCTCAGCTTCTTACTGCGCCGCAATGTCCCTCGGATACTCGTGCGCTAATTCTTGAAGGTTCGATGCTTGCCCTGCAAGTTCATGAGTCTTGCGGTCATCCCATTGAGCTTGATAGGGTATTTGGCACTGAGGCATCGTACGCAGGGACGAGCTTCCTAACACCAGAAAAACTGGGCAATTTCAAATATGGGTCGGACATTGTAAACATAGTAGCAGATGCAACTATACCCGGTGGCTTAGGGAGCTTCTTCTATGATGATGAGGGTGTGCCTGCTCAATGTGTGGACATAATTGACGAAGGCGTTTTCGTTGGGTATCTCACTTCGCGTGAGACAGCTGAGAAGCTTGGCCAGCGAAGTAGTGGCGCAATGAGGGCAGACGGATGGAATAGAATTCCGCTAATCAGAATGACAAATATTAATCTAATGCCTGGTGATTGGACCCTTGGTGAAATGATAGAAGATACTAAACGAGGACTTTACGCGGGAACCGTTGTATCTTGGAGCATTGATGATATGCGCCTTAATTTCCAGTTTGCTACGGAATTTGCCTACGACATTGAGGATGGTTCGCTGGGGAAATTGTTCAAGAACGCAACATACACAGGCATCACATATGAGTTTTGGGGAAACTGTGATGCTATTGCTGGAGAGGATGAATGGCATCTTTGGGGTATCCCCAATTGTGGTAAAGGACAACCTGGCCAGGCTGCGCACGTTGGACATGGTGTAGCACCTGCAAGATTCCAAAATGTCCGCATAGGCGTAGTGGAATCGCAAGAGGAATCGGAGGAGTAG
- a CDS encoding mandelate racemase yields MKIESIEVIPLNLPFKTEFKISRGSVGGPKAGAPHAYVRIVADGILGWGEARPSPRWSYETLESVVTSIRNYLAPALIGMDAEDLDAIHNVMDQVIAPGITVGQPIAKSGIDMALHDIICKRKGIPLYKYFSKSSSKLVNLSFLTTVDSPHKAEEVTAEALKAGYRGFKVKIGMDPSLDLNILRAVKEVAGNCFLWADANQAYSVDIAIRRSKDMAKIGVDVLEQPVPANDFLALQELVAKSAIPIAVDESVFSVGDLEQLIIMKALNFIVIKVSKMAGLTGARRCIERALDAGIGLLGSGLTETRLGLAASAHLYSAFGFEYPVDLNGPQFLADDPVKGGIVIKRASVILSEAAGIGVDVDEIKLGQYAIQI; encoded by the coding sequence ATGAAAATTGAATCCATCGAAGTAATTCCGCTGAATCTACCATTCAAAACGGAGTTCAAAATTTCTCGTGGTTCTGTTGGCGGGCCGAAAGCTGGTGCACCACATGCATACGTTCGCATTGTAGCCGACGGAATTTTGGGATGGGGCGAGGCAAGGCCTAGCCCAAGGTGGAGCTATGAAACCCTCGAATCTGTTGTAACCTCCATTCGCAACTATCTCGCACCGGCGCTGATTGGAATGGATGCAGAAGATTTGGACGCAATCCATAACGTTATGGATCAAGTAATTGCGCCTGGAATTACCGTCGGACAGCCTATTGCTAAGTCGGGCATAGATATGGCATTGCACGACATTATATGTAAAAGAAAGGGTATACCTCTGTATAAGTATTTTAGCAAAAGTTCATCAAAATTAGTAAATCTTAGCTTCCTAACAACTGTTGATTCGCCGCATAAAGCTGAAGAGGTGACTGCTGAAGCTCTTAAAGCAGGATATCGTGGGTTTAAGGTAAAGATAGGCATGGATCCTTCGTTGGACCTAAATATACTACGAGCGGTAAAGGAAGTAGCTGGTAACTGCTTTTTATGGGCTGATGCAAACCAAGCATACTCGGTTGATATTGCAATTCGACGAAGCAAGGACATGGCAAAAATCGGCGTAGATGTGCTGGAGCAGCCTGTGCCGGCCAATGATTTTTTAGCACTGCAAGAACTAGTTGCTAAATCAGCCATTCCAATTGCTGTTGATGAGTCGGTTTTTTCAGTGGGAGATCTCGAACAACTTATTATAATGAAAGCCCTGAACTTTATAGTTATTAAAGTTTCAAAGATGGCGGGACTAACAGGTGCTAGAAGGTGTATCGAAAGAGCACTTGATGCAGGAATCGGCTTGCTTGGAAGTGGTTTAACGGAGACAAGACTAGGTCTTGCGGCAAGTGCACACTTGTACTCTGCATTTGGGTTTGAGTATCCAGTTGATCTAAACGGTCCTCAATTTCTCGCGGATGACCCAGTAAAAGGTGGAATTGTAATTAAACGGGCGTCGGTTATACTTTCTGAGGCAGCGGGAATAGGTGTCGACGTGGATGAAATCAAACTGGGTCAATATGCTATACAAATATAG